A section of the Fusarium falciforme chromosome 8, complete sequence genome encodes:
- a CDS encoding MFS domain-containing protein produces the protein MTMSSPAYETFPAGRMANQHLDYDPEKPPVSPTGRLSGDDSADSVAEPERWNSTRINAYRYYVTNISFLIMGMNDGCLGALLPYIETYYSIDYTTVSTLFVVPFAGYIVAALVNNWIHYTVGQRGAAFIGPITRLLAYLPMALHPSFPVLPCVMMFTGFGNGVQDSAYNAWIGNMHHANELLGFLHGSYGVGATISPLIASAMITEANLQWYTFFYIMIGLTFVEFIIGTTAFWGATGDEYKRRMHSQQGKSRVTTLMAVKEPVTWIVAIFLLGYVAAEVSLGGWIVTFMLRVRHAKPFLAGLTVTLFWLGLTLGRVVLGFVTERIGEKLAITMYLALSILLELLYWLVPDFVASVIFVMLLGFFLGPLFPAAIVAATKLLPTDYHISALGFASAVGGGGAAIGPFAVGAIAQQTGVQVLQPIVLGILAFIIAVWTLLPGGFRKGGLEMAREQKLKPGGDVREIWSWIRMKAARAGRPRALP, from the exons ATGACCATGTCGAGTCCAGCATACGAAACGTTCCCAGCGGGACGGATGGCGAACCAACACCTTGACTATGACCCAGAGAAACCCCCCGTCTCTCCAACCGGGCGCCTTTCAGGCGATGACAGCGCAGACTCGGTTGCGGAACCAGAGCGCTGGAACAGCACACGGATTAATGCCTACCGCTATTACGTGACCAACATATCCTTTCTAATAATGGGCATGAATGATGGATGTCTTGGT GCTCTTCTGCCATAC ATCGAGACCTACTACTCCATCGACTACACCACTGTGTCGACCCTCTTCGTCGTGCCCTTTGCGGGCTACATCGTCGCCGCCCTCGTCAACAATTGGATTCACTACACCGTTGGCCAGCGCGGCGCCGCCTTCATCGGACCCATCACCCGCCTCCTCGCCTACCTCCCGATGGCCCTCCACCCGTCGTTCCCCGTGCTGCCCTGCGTCATGATGTTTACTGGGTTCGGAAACGGCGTGCAGGACAGCGCCTATAATGCCTGGATCGGAAATATGCACCACGCCAACGAACTGCTCGGCTTCCTCCACGGGTCCTACGGCGTCGGGGCCACCATCAGCCCCCTGATCGCGTCTGCCATGATAACGGAAGCCAACCTGCAATGGTACACCTTCTTCTACATCATGATCGGTCTAACGTTTGTCGAGTTCATCATCGGCACAACCGCATTCTGGGGCGCGACGGGCGACGAGTATAAGCGACGCATGCACTCTCAGCAGGGCAAGAGCCGCGTGACTACGCTCATGGCCGTCAAGGAGCCCGTCACCTGGATAGTCGCCATCTTCCTGCTGGGTTACGTGGCAGCAGAGGTCAGCCTCGGCGGTTGGATCGTCACCTTCATGTTGCGGGTCCGGCACGCCAAGCCCTTCCTCGCGGGCCTCACGGTGACTCTTTTCTGGCTGGGCCTCACGCTGGGTCGTGTCGTGCTCGGGTTCGTGACGGAGCGCATCGGTGAGAAGCTGGCCATCACCATGTACCTGGCCCTCTCCATTCTCCTCGAGCTACTGTACTGGCTGGTACCAGACTTTGTAGCTTCGGTAATCTTCGTGATGCTCCTTGGTTTCTTCCTAGGACCTCTGTTCCCAGCTGCCATCGTTGCAGCGACAAAGTTGCTTCCGACCGACTACCACATCAGTGCGCTTGGGTTCGCATCTGCTGTCGGAGGAGGCGGCGCTGCCATCGGCCCCTTTGCGGTCGGAGCCATCGCTCAACAAACAGGCGTTCAGGTTCTGCAACCAATCGTCCTCGGAATACTGGCCTTCATCATCGCAGTATGGACGCTTCTTCCGGGAGGATTCAGAAAGGGCGGGCTTGAGATGGCCCGGGAGCAAAAGCTCAAGCCCGGAGGAGACGTGAGGGAGATCTGGTCATGGATCAGAATGAAAGCCGCAAGAGCTGGACGACCACGAGCTTTGCCATGA